Proteins from a single region of Dermochelys coriacea isolate rDerCor1 chromosome 28, rDerCor1.pri.v4, whole genome shotgun sequence:
- the GNB2 gene encoding guanine nucleotide-binding protein G(I)/G(S)/G(T) subunit beta-2 isoform X1, which yields MSELEQLRQEAEQLRIQIRDARKSCGDSTLSQITAGMDPVGRIQMRTRRTLRGHLAKIYAMHWGTDSRLLVSASQDGKLIIWDSYTTNKVHAIPLRSSWVMTCAYAPSGNYVACGGLDNICSIYSLKTREGNVRVSRELPGHTGYLSCCRFLDDNQIITSSGDTTCALWDIETGQQTTTFGGHSGDVMSLSLAPDARSFVSGACDASIKLWDVRDSMCRQTFTGHESDINAVCFFPNGNAFTTGSDDATCRLFDLRADQELMLYSHDNIICGITSVAFSKSGRLLLAGYDDFNCNIWDAMKGDRAGVLAGHDNRVSCLGVTDDGMAVATGSWDSFLKIWN from the exons ATGAGCGAGCTGGAGCAGCTGCGGCAGGAGGCGGAGCAGCTGCGCATCCAGATCCGG gacgCGAGGAAGTCATGTGGCGACTCCACTCTGAGCCAG atcaCAGCCGGGATGGACCCCGTGGGGCGGATCCAGATGCGGACGCGACGCACCCTCCGGGGCCACCTGGCAAAAATCTACGCCATGCACTGGGGCACCGACTCCAG GCTGCTGGTCAGCGCCTCGCAGGATGGGAAACTCATCATCTGGGACAGTTACACCACGAATAAG gtcCACGCCATCCCGCTGCGCTCCTCCTGGGTCATGACCTGTGCCTACGCCCCGTCAGGGAACTACGTGGCTTGCGGGGGCCTGGACAACATCTGCTCCATCTACAGCCTGAAAACCCGGGAGGGGAACGTGCGTGTGAGCCGGGAGCTGCCGGGCCACACGG GTTACCTCTCCTGCTGCCGCTTCCTCGATGACAATCAGATCATCACCAGCTCCGGGGACACGACCTG cgcGCTGTGGGACATCGAGACGGGGCAGCAGACGACGACGTtcggggggcacagtggggaCGTGATGAGCCTGTCGCTGGCCCCCGACGCCCGGAGCTTCGTGTCCGGCGCGTGCGACGCCTCCATCAAACTGTGGGACGTGCGGGACAGTATGTGCCGGCAGACGTTCACCGGGCACGAGTCGGACATCAACGCCGTGTGT ttcTTCCCCAACGGGAACGCCTTCACCACGGGCTCCGACGACGCCACCTGCCGGCTCTTCGACCTGCGGGCCGACCAGGAGCTCATGCTCTACTCGCACGACAACATCATCTGTGGCATCACCTCGGTGGCGTTCTCCAAGAGcgggcgcctcctgctggccggcTACGACGACTTCAACTGCAACATCTGGGACGCCATGAAAGGCGACCGCGCAG GGGTCCTGGCTGGCCACGACAACCGCGTGAGCTGCCTGGGGGTGACGGACGACGGGATGGCCGTAGCCACCGGCTCCTGGGACAGCTTCCTGAAAATCTGGAACTAG
- the GNB2 gene encoding guanine nucleotide-binding protein G(I)/G(S)/G(T) subunit beta-2 isoform X2 → MDPVGRIQMRTRRTLRGHLAKIYAMHWGTDSRLLVSASQDGKLIIWDSYTTNKVHAIPLRSSWVMTCAYAPSGNYVACGGLDNICSIYSLKTREGNVRVSRELPGHTGYLSCCRFLDDNQIITSSGDTTCALWDIETGQQTTTFGGHSGDVMSLSLAPDARSFVSGACDASIKLWDVRDSMCRQTFTGHESDINAVCFFPNGNAFTTGSDDATCRLFDLRADQELMLYSHDNIICGITSVAFSKSGRLLLAGYDDFNCNIWDAMKGDRAGVLAGHDNRVSCLGVTDDGMAVATGSWDSFLKIWN, encoded by the exons ATGGACCCCGTGGGGCGGATCCAGATGCGGACGCGACGCACCCTCCGGGGCCACCTGGCAAAAATCTACGCCATGCACTGGGGCACCGACTCCAG GCTGCTGGTCAGCGCCTCGCAGGATGGGAAACTCATCATCTGGGACAGTTACACCACGAATAAG gtcCACGCCATCCCGCTGCGCTCCTCCTGGGTCATGACCTGTGCCTACGCCCCGTCAGGGAACTACGTGGCTTGCGGGGGCCTGGACAACATCTGCTCCATCTACAGCCTGAAAACCCGGGAGGGGAACGTGCGTGTGAGCCGGGAGCTGCCGGGCCACACGG GTTACCTCTCCTGCTGCCGCTTCCTCGATGACAATCAGATCATCACCAGCTCCGGGGACACGACCTG cgcGCTGTGGGACATCGAGACGGGGCAGCAGACGACGACGTtcggggggcacagtggggaCGTGATGAGCCTGTCGCTGGCCCCCGACGCCCGGAGCTTCGTGTCCGGCGCGTGCGACGCCTCCATCAAACTGTGGGACGTGCGGGACAGTATGTGCCGGCAGACGTTCACCGGGCACGAGTCGGACATCAACGCCGTGTGT ttcTTCCCCAACGGGAACGCCTTCACCACGGGCTCCGACGACGCCACCTGCCGGCTCTTCGACCTGCGGGCCGACCAGGAGCTCATGCTCTACTCGCACGACAACATCATCTGTGGCATCACCTCGGTGGCGTTCTCCAAGAGcgggcgcctcctgctggccggcTACGACGACTTCAACTGCAACATCTGGGACGCCATGAAAGGCGACCGCGCAG GGGTCCTGGCTGGCCACGACAACCGCGTGAGCTGCCTGGGGGTGACGGACGACGGGATGGCCGTAGCCACCGGCTCCTGGGACAGCTTCCTGAAAATCTGGAACTAG